Proteins encoded within one genomic window of Cucumis sativus cultivar 9930 chromosome 3, Cucumber_9930_V3, whole genome shotgun sequence:
- the LOC101213894 gene encoding kinesin-like protein KIN-14P isoform X2 translates to MNSTSEQNNRDYAGLSISNSAVNGRPFVDRNAKQILILAEWLRSIFPGLNLPINASDEDLKACLLDANVLSQVLNKLKKPGSAKEGGYVIPNLASRAEKITRFLAAISSMGILKLDSADIEDGSMDSVYNCLWSIRARFMSNDVGDKPLGCNSPAKSENIRFDTSLHEPFSPMLGEERRKVLFESKFLRTLSSPIMSESLVGSNHQVGHKFHEVFQLKQGRYADIPAAKISEMMKSNSLDNAPTQSLLSVVNGILDESLEKKNGEIPHRVACLLRKVVQEIERRISTQADHLRTQNNLFKAREEKFQSRIRVLEALASNINEENQQAEKTKAEEKKNSLNEDVSRLIKERDECKAEIVLLKQELETAKKTYELRCLQVEMEKGEDVSKLMKERDESKVEITMLKQELEIAKKTYELRCLQLKTEIGEDVARLIKERDESREKITMLKQELETTKEMYELRCLQVKTEKGEDVSRLIEEREENKAEITMLKQELETAKKTYELHCLQVDTEKGEDMSRLIKERDESKAEIAMLKQELEAAKKTYELRRLQVETKKGEDVTRLIEERDESRVEIISLKQELEAAKKTYELRCLQLETENDEGMTRLIKERDESKVKIVTLKQELEEARNAYELRCLQFEKEKDEDVTRLIKERDESKTETAVLKHELETTTKTYELRRLEVETETKSAQLMLEERIKELENLLEDSSNEVQELSTSFELKQKKWNEKANSYKHMIAFQYNLLQGVRCTSESVKEEVLRVKMDYANEVNQLGLKLKSLAHAAGNYHVLLTENRKLFNEIQDLKGNIRVYCRIRPFLTGQKDKRMTIEYIGENGEVVIANPTKPGKEGHKLFKFNKVYSPASTQGEVFSDIQPLVRSVLDGYNVCIFAYGQTGSGKTYTMTGPNGATKENWGVNYRALNDLFEISQNRNGAISYEVGAQMVEVYNEQVRDLLSSNSQKKLGILTHSQPFGLAVPDATLLPVNSTSDVIDLMDTGLKNRAVGATAMNERSSRSHSIVTIHVRGADLKGGSSLHGNLHLVDLAGSERVDRSEVTGDRLKEAQHINKSLSALGDVIFALAQKSSHVPYRNSKLTQVLQSSLGGQAKTVMFVQLNPDVNSYSESLSTLKFAERVSGVELGAARSTKEGRDVRELMDQVASLKDTISKRDEEIDRLQLLKDLKNNVYNGINTEKRSTATINKDVNGVVPRVQKPSGGKSIGGAMEKDGLDHDNASDHSDAQSEADSHHSMDDVKNRNEASRRLDIGQNIIEDAETLGFADPDYEERIMDVVDDLTVETENDATTESKNSTRATKPAERLEKPRSTATISRTLPKHSQTASTTPPGSKELSRVSSAPSLKKTVTGLKSGRRWQ, encoded by the exons ATGAATTCAACATCAGAGCAGAACAACAGAGATTATGCTGGACTCAGCATCTCAAACTCAGCTGTTAATGGAAGACCCTTTGTAGATAGGAATG CTAAGCAGATACTGATTTTAGCTGAGTGGTTGAGGAGTATTTTCCCTGGTCTAAATTTGCCAATCAATGCTTCCGATGAGGATCTCAAAGCATGCTTGTTGGATGCGAATGTGTTGTCCCAAGTTCTGAACAAGCTAAAAAAACCTGGTTCTGCGAAGGAG GGAGGTTATGTTATCCCCAATTTGGCTTCACGGGCGGAGAAGATCACGAGGTTCCTTGCCGCTATATCCAGCATGGGGATCCTAAAATTAGACAGTGCCGACATTGAAGAT GGATCTATGGACTCTGTTTACAACTGTTTATGGTCAATTAGAGCACGGTTTATGTCAAATGACGTGGGAGATAAACCTTTGGGATGTAACTCACCTGCTAAGTCAGAAAACATTCGTTTCGACACATCCTTACATGAACCTTTTTCTCCTAtgttgggagaagaaaggaggAAAGTCTTATTTGAGTCCAAATTTCTTCGTACCCTGAGTAGTCCAATTATGTCAG AATCATTAGTAGGATCAAATCACCAAGTTGGTCATAAGTTTCACGAAGTATTTCAATTAAAGCAAGGTCGTTATGCTGATATTCCGGCTGCAAAAATTTCAGAAATGATGAAATCAAATAGTCTCGAC AATGCTCCAACACAATCACTTTTGAGTGTGGTGAACGGAATTCTTGATGAAAGTCTGGAGAAAAAGAATGGTGAAATTCCTCAT CGTGTGGCATGCCTGTTAAGAAAAGTAGTTCAAGAAATTGAGCGGCGTATTTCTACTCAAGCAGATCATCTTCGAACT CAAAACAATCTTTTCAAGGCTCGTGAAGAGAAATTCCAGTCTCGAATAAGAGTGCTGGAGGCACTTGCGTCAAACATTAATGAAGAAAATCAG CAAGCTGAGAAGACTAAAGcggaagaaaagaagaattctCTAAATGAAGACGTGAGCAGGTTgattaaagaaagagatgaatgCAAAGCAGAGATTGTACTCTTGAAGCAAGAATTGGAAACTGCTAAGAAGACTTACGAATTGCGTTGCTTGCAAGTGGAAATGGAAAAAGGTGAGGATGTGAGTAAgttgatgaaagaaagagacgAGAGCAAAGTAGAGATTACAATGTTGAAGCAAGAGTTAGAAATagctaaaaaaacatatgaatTACGttgtttgcaattaaaaaCTGAAATAGGCGAGGATGTGGCTAGATTgattaaagaaagagatgaaagtaGAGAAAAAATCACAATGTTGAAACAAGAGTTGGAAACAACTAAAGAGATGTATGAATTGCGTTGCTTGCAAGTAAAAACAGAAAAGGGGGAGGATGTGAGCAGGTTgattgaagaaagagaagaaaacaaagccGAGATCACAATGTTGAAGCAAGAACTGGAAACAGCTAAGAAGACGTATGAATTGCATTGCTTGCAAGTGGACACAGAAAAAGGGGAGGATATGAGTCGGTTgattaaagaaagagatgagAGCAAAGCCGAGATCGCAATGTTGAAGCAAGAGTTGGAAGCAGCTAAGAAGACATATGAATTGCGTCGCTTGCAagtggaaacaaaaaaaggtgAGGATGTGACTAGGTTAAttgaagaaagagatgaaagtaGAGTGGAGATTATATCCTTAAAGCAAGAGTTGGAAGCAGCTAAGAAGACATATGAATTGCGTTGCTTGCAATTAGAAACAGAAAATGATGAGGGTATGACTAGGTTGATTAAGGAACGAGATGAAAGCAAAGTTAAAATCGTAACATTGAAGCAAGAGTTAGAAGAAGCTAGGAATGCATATGAATTGCGATGCTTGcaatttgaaaaggaaaaagatgaagatgtgACTAGGCTGATTAAGGAAAGAGATGAAAGTAAAACTGAGACTGCGGTGCTAAAGCATGAGTTGGAAACAACTACAAAGACATATGAATTACGCCGCTTGGAAGtggaaacagaaacaaaatctGCTCAATTAATGCTCGaggaaagaataaaagaactTGAGAACCTCTTGGAAGATTCAAGTAATGAAGTGCAAGAACTTTCAACAAGTTTTGAATTGAagcaaaaaaaatggaatgaaaaGGCAAACAGCTACAAGCATATGATAGCATTTCAATACAATCTACTACAG GGTGTTAGATGCACCTCAGAGTCTGTTAAAGAAGAGGTTCTGAGAGTGAAGATGGACTATGCAAACGAAGTCAACCAATTAG GACTCAAACTCAAATCATTAGCACATGCAGCTGGAAACTATCATGTGTTGCTTactgaaaatagaaaattgttCAATGAGATACAAGATTTAAAAG GAAACATCAGAGTGTATTGTCGAATAAGGCCGTTTTTGACTGGGCAGAAAGACAAACGGATGACCATAGAATATATTGGTGAAAATGGAGAAGTGGTCATAGCAAACCCCACCAAGCCTGGGAAAGAAGGTCATAAGTTATTTAAGTTTAACAAGGTGTACAGCCCAGCTTCAACTCAAg GGGAGGTTTTTTCTGACATCCAACCACTGGTACGATCTGTACTTGATGGATATAATGTATGCATATTTGCCTATGGCCAAACTGGTTCAGGAAAGACATATACGATG ACTGGTCCTAATGGTGCTACTAAGGAGAACTGGGGAGTTAATTATCGAGCGCTCAATGACCTTTTCGAAATCTCTCAAAATAGAAATGGTGCCATTTCTTATGAAGTTGGTGCGCAAATGGTTGAAGTTTATAATGAACAAGTGAGGGATCTACTTTCAAGCAATTCCCAGAAGAA ACTAGGGATTTTGACTCATTCCCAACCATTTGGACTTGCGGTACCTGATGCTACCTTGCTTCCAGTGAATTCAACCTCAGATGTTATAGACCTAATGGACACTGGACTGAAGAACAGAGCAGTTGGCGCCACTGCCATGAACGAAAGAAGTAGTCGGTCACATAG TATTGTGACTATACACGTTCGTGGGGCGGATTTGAAGGGTGGTTCCTCATTGCATGGTAATCTTCACTTGGTAGATCTTGCTGGAAGTGAGCGGGTCGACCGTTCTGAAGTTACAGGAGATAGACTCAAGGAAGCACAACATATAAACAAATCATTGTCCGCACTTGGAGATGTCATTTTTGCTCTAGCACAAAAGAGCTCTCATGTTCCATATAGAAATAGCAAGCTCACTCAAGTCCTTCAAAGCTCTCTTG GTGGTCAAGCAAAGACGGTTATGTTCGTACAGCTTAACCCTGATGTGAACTCATATTCTGAGTCCTTGAGCACACTAAAGTTTGCAGAGAGAGTTTCTGGAGTCGAGTTAGGAGCAGCTCGGAGCACTAAGGAAGGAAGGGATGTTAGAGAGCTAATGGACCAG GTGGCATCTCTGAAAGATACTATCAGCAAAAGGGATGAGGAGATTGATAGGCTACAGCTACTCAAAGACCTCAAGAACAATGTGTACAACGGTATCAACACCGAGAAGCGCAGCACAGCTACTATAAACAAAGATGTGAATGGCGTAGTGCCAAGAGTTCAGAAGCCTTCAGGTGGGAAGAGCATAGGTGGAGCTATGGAGAAAGATGGTTTAGATCATGACAATGCATCAGACCATAGCGATGCACAATCGGAAGCAGACTCGCATCACTCAATGGATGATGTGAAGAACCGTAATGAAGCTAGTCGACGACTAGACATAGGTCAGAATATTATTGAAGATGCTGAGACATTAGGATTTGCAGATCCAGATTATGAAGAAAGAATAATGGACGTTGTTGATGATCTTACTGTTGAAACAGAAAATGATGCAACTACAGAAAGTAAGAATTCCACTCGAGCCACAAAACCAGCAGAGAGGTTGGAAAA GCCCAGATCTACAGCTACTATTTCTAGGACCTTGCCTAAACATTCACAAACTGCATCAACTACACCGCCAGGATCCAAGGAGCTTTCAAGGGTATCATCTGCACCAA GTCTTAAAAAAACTGTAACGGGACTCAAGTCTGGTAGAAGATGGCAGTAA
- the LOC101213894 gene encoding kinesin-like protein KIN-14P isoform X3, with product MNSTSEQNNRDYAGLSISNSAVNGRPFVDRNAKQILILAEWLRSIFPGLNLPINASDEDLKACLLDANVLSQVLNKLKKPGSAKEGGYVIPNLASRAEKITRFLAAISSMGILKLDSADIEDGSMDSVYNCLWSIRARFMSNDVGDKPLGCNSPAKSENIRFDTSLHEPFSPMLGEERRKVLFESKFLRTLSSPIMSESLVGSNHQVGHKFHEVFQLKQGRYADIPAAKISEMMKSNSLDHLLLQNAPTQSLLSVVNGILDESLEKKNGEIPHRVACLLRKVVQEIERRISTQADHLRTQNNLFKAREEKFQSRIRVLEALASNINEENQQAEKTKAEEKKNSLNEDVSRLIKERDECKAEIVLLKQELETAKKTYELRCLQVEMEKGEDVSKLMKERDESKVEITMLKQELEIAKKTYELRCLQLKTEIGEDVARLIKERDESREKITMLKQELETTKEMYELRCLQVKTEKGEDVSRLIEEREENKAEITMLKQELETAKKTYELHCLQVDTEKGEDMSRLIKERDESKAEIAMLKQELEAAKKTYELRRLQVETKKGEDVTRLIEERDESRVEIISLKQELEAAKKTYELRCLQLETENDEGMTRLIKERDESKVKIVTLKQELEEARNAYELRCLQFEKEKDEDVTRLIKERDESKTETAVLKHELETTTKTYELRRLEVETETKSAQLMLEERIKELENLLEDSSNEVQELSTSFELKQKKWNEKANSYKHMIAFQYNLLQGVRCTSESVKEEVLRVKMDYANEVNQLGLKLKSLAHAAGNYHVLLTENRKLFNEIQDLKGNIRVYCRIRPFLTGQKDKRMTIEYIGENGEVVIANPTKPGKEGHKLFKFNKVYSPASTQGEVFSDIQPLVRSVLDGYNVCIFAYGQTGSGKTYTMTGPNGATKENWGVNYRALNDLFEISQNRNGAISYEVGAQMVEVYNEQVRDLLSSNSQKKLGILTHSQPFGLAVPDATLLPVNSTSDVIDLMDTGLKNRAVGATAMNERSSRSHSIVTIHVRGADLKGGSSLHGNLHLVDLAGSERVDRSEVTGDRLKEAQHINKSLSALGDVIFALAQKSSHVPYRNSKLTQVLQSSLGGQAKTVMFVQLNPDVNSYSESLSTLKFAERVSGVELGAARSTKEGRDVRELMDQVASLKDTISKRDEEIDRLQLLKDLKNNVYNGINTEKRSTATINKDVNGVVPRVQKPSGGKSIGGAMEKDGLDHDNASDHSDAQSEADSHHSMDDVKNRNEASRRLDIENDATTESKNSTRATKPAERLEKPRSTATISRTLPKHSQTASTTPPGSKELSRVSSAPSLKKTVTGLKSGRRWQ from the exons ATGAATTCAACATCAGAGCAGAACAACAGAGATTATGCTGGACTCAGCATCTCAAACTCAGCTGTTAATGGAAGACCCTTTGTAGATAGGAATG CTAAGCAGATACTGATTTTAGCTGAGTGGTTGAGGAGTATTTTCCCTGGTCTAAATTTGCCAATCAATGCTTCCGATGAGGATCTCAAAGCATGCTTGTTGGATGCGAATGTGTTGTCCCAAGTTCTGAACAAGCTAAAAAAACCTGGTTCTGCGAAGGAG GGAGGTTATGTTATCCCCAATTTGGCTTCACGGGCGGAGAAGATCACGAGGTTCCTTGCCGCTATATCCAGCATGGGGATCCTAAAATTAGACAGTGCCGACATTGAAGAT GGATCTATGGACTCTGTTTACAACTGTTTATGGTCAATTAGAGCACGGTTTATGTCAAATGACGTGGGAGATAAACCTTTGGGATGTAACTCACCTGCTAAGTCAGAAAACATTCGTTTCGACACATCCTTACATGAACCTTTTTCTCCTAtgttgggagaagaaaggaggAAAGTCTTATTTGAGTCCAAATTTCTTCGTACCCTGAGTAGTCCAATTATGTCAG AATCATTAGTAGGATCAAATCACCAAGTTGGTCATAAGTTTCACGAAGTATTTCAATTAAAGCAAGGTCGTTATGCTGATATTCCGGCTGCAAAAATTTCAGAAATGATGAAATCAAATAGTCTCGAC CATCTCTTATTGCAGAATGCTCCAACACAATCACTTTTGAGTGTGGTGAACGGAATTCTTGATGAAAGTCTGGAGAAAAAGAATGGTGAAATTCCTCAT CGTGTGGCATGCCTGTTAAGAAAAGTAGTTCAAGAAATTGAGCGGCGTATTTCTACTCAAGCAGATCATCTTCGAACT CAAAACAATCTTTTCAAGGCTCGTGAAGAGAAATTCCAGTCTCGAATAAGAGTGCTGGAGGCACTTGCGTCAAACATTAATGAAGAAAATCAG CAAGCTGAGAAGACTAAAGcggaagaaaagaagaattctCTAAATGAAGACGTGAGCAGGTTgattaaagaaagagatgaatgCAAAGCAGAGATTGTACTCTTGAAGCAAGAATTGGAAACTGCTAAGAAGACTTACGAATTGCGTTGCTTGCAAGTGGAAATGGAAAAAGGTGAGGATGTGAGTAAgttgatgaaagaaagagacgAGAGCAAAGTAGAGATTACAATGTTGAAGCAAGAGTTAGAAATagctaaaaaaacatatgaatTACGttgtttgcaattaaaaaCTGAAATAGGCGAGGATGTGGCTAGATTgattaaagaaagagatgaaagtaGAGAAAAAATCACAATGTTGAAACAAGAGTTGGAAACAACTAAAGAGATGTATGAATTGCGTTGCTTGCAAGTAAAAACAGAAAAGGGGGAGGATGTGAGCAGGTTgattgaagaaagagaagaaaacaaagccGAGATCACAATGTTGAAGCAAGAACTGGAAACAGCTAAGAAGACGTATGAATTGCATTGCTTGCAAGTGGACACAGAAAAAGGGGAGGATATGAGTCGGTTgattaaagaaagagatgagAGCAAAGCCGAGATCGCAATGTTGAAGCAAGAGTTGGAAGCAGCTAAGAAGACATATGAATTGCGTCGCTTGCAagtggaaacaaaaaaaggtgAGGATGTGACTAGGTTAAttgaagaaagagatgaaagtaGAGTGGAGATTATATCCTTAAAGCAAGAGTTGGAAGCAGCTAAGAAGACATATGAATTGCGTTGCTTGCAATTAGAAACAGAAAATGATGAGGGTATGACTAGGTTGATTAAGGAACGAGATGAAAGCAAAGTTAAAATCGTAACATTGAAGCAAGAGTTAGAAGAAGCTAGGAATGCATATGAATTGCGATGCTTGcaatttgaaaaggaaaaagatgaagatgtgACTAGGCTGATTAAGGAAAGAGATGAAAGTAAAACTGAGACTGCGGTGCTAAAGCATGAGTTGGAAACAACTACAAAGACATATGAATTACGCCGCTTGGAAGtggaaacagaaacaaaatctGCTCAATTAATGCTCGaggaaagaataaaagaactTGAGAACCTCTTGGAAGATTCAAGTAATGAAGTGCAAGAACTTTCAACAAGTTTTGAATTGAagcaaaaaaaatggaatgaaaaGGCAAACAGCTACAAGCATATGATAGCATTTCAATACAATCTACTACAG GGTGTTAGATGCACCTCAGAGTCTGTTAAAGAAGAGGTTCTGAGAGTGAAGATGGACTATGCAAACGAAGTCAACCAATTAG GACTCAAACTCAAATCATTAGCACATGCAGCTGGAAACTATCATGTGTTGCTTactgaaaatagaaaattgttCAATGAGATACAAGATTTAAAAG GAAACATCAGAGTGTATTGTCGAATAAGGCCGTTTTTGACTGGGCAGAAAGACAAACGGATGACCATAGAATATATTGGTGAAAATGGAGAAGTGGTCATAGCAAACCCCACCAAGCCTGGGAAAGAAGGTCATAAGTTATTTAAGTTTAACAAGGTGTACAGCCCAGCTTCAACTCAAg GGGAGGTTTTTTCTGACATCCAACCACTGGTACGATCTGTACTTGATGGATATAATGTATGCATATTTGCCTATGGCCAAACTGGTTCAGGAAAGACATATACGATG ACTGGTCCTAATGGTGCTACTAAGGAGAACTGGGGAGTTAATTATCGAGCGCTCAATGACCTTTTCGAAATCTCTCAAAATAGAAATGGTGCCATTTCTTATGAAGTTGGTGCGCAAATGGTTGAAGTTTATAATGAACAAGTGAGGGATCTACTTTCAAGCAATTCCCAGAAGAA ACTAGGGATTTTGACTCATTCCCAACCATTTGGACTTGCGGTACCTGATGCTACCTTGCTTCCAGTGAATTCAACCTCAGATGTTATAGACCTAATGGACACTGGACTGAAGAACAGAGCAGTTGGCGCCACTGCCATGAACGAAAGAAGTAGTCGGTCACATAG TATTGTGACTATACACGTTCGTGGGGCGGATTTGAAGGGTGGTTCCTCATTGCATGGTAATCTTCACTTGGTAGATCTTGCTGGAAGTGAGCGGGTCGACCGTTCTGAAGTTACAGGAGATAGACTCAAGGAAGCACAACATATAAACAAATCATTGTCCGCACTTGGAGATGTCATTTTTGCTCTAGCACAAAAGAGCTCTCATGTTCCATATAGAAATAGCAAGCTCACTCAAGTCCTTCAAAGCTCTCTTG GTGGTCAAGCAAAGACGGTTATGTTCGTACAGCTTAACCCTGATGTGAACTCATATTCTGAGTCCTTGAGCACACTAAAGTTTGCAGAGAGAGTTTCTGGAGTCGAGTTAGGAGCAGCTCGGAGCACTAAGGAAGGAAGGGATGTTAGAGAGCTAATGGACCAG GTGGCATCTCTGAAAGATACTATCAGCAAAAGGGATGAGGAGATTGATAGGCTACAGCTACTCAAAGACCTCAAGAACAATGTGTACAACGGTATCAACACCGAGAAGCGCAGCACAGCTACTATAAACAAAGATGTGAATGGCGTAGTGCCAAGAGTTCAGAAGCCTTCAGGTGGGAAGAGCATAGGTGGAGCTATGGAGAAAGATGGTTTAGATCATGACAATGCATCAGACCATAGCGATGCACAATCGGAAGCAGACTCGCATCACTCAATGGATGATGTGAAGAACCGTAATGAAGCTAGTCGACGACTAGACATAG AAAATGATGCAACTACAGAAAGTAAGAATTCCACTCGAGCCACAAAACCAGCAGAGAGGTTGGAAAA GCCCAGATCTACAGCTACTATTTCTAGGACCTTGCCTAAACATTCACAAACTGCATCAACTACACCGCCAGGATCCAAGGAGCTTTCAAGGGTATCATCTGCACCAA GTCTTAAAAAAACTGTAACGGGACTCAAGTCTGGTAGAAGATGGCAGTAA